In Erpetoichthys calabaricus chromosome 4, fErpCal1.3, whole genome shotgun sequence, one genomic interval encodes:
- the dnajc28 gene encoding dnaJ homolog subfamily C member 28: MNVSLLIAVPAVLRHCRVYGVLRQCSLRCFSTLVLRKNLLDCCKLLELPEQLSSSPEEVKEAYLRLAKKYHPDSGSASCDPIKFNQIEEAYRTVLSYLAEKKRKEASASRGDEEDEEEEKRERHSPQHRQYLTFEGVGIGTPSQRERQYRQFQVDRASDQVLEYRKRTLEAQTAGNELIASDLRRSKKIKITQAIERLVEDLIQESMAKGDFSNLSGKGKPLTKFGNNPYIDPMTHNLNRILIDNGYQPQWILAQKEIRETIGKLRAELLASRRKIGEPLNASRQRQWQVTCEEFAKDLASLNKKVNDFNLVVPLLSRQMVHFNVEREMGRVSCSYEELRRIEQRERPPEDESEEDTNQRGGLLKWMRDLLK; the protein is encoded by the coding sequence ATGAACGTCTCCCTGCTCATCGCGGTGCCCGCCGTTCTTCGCCATTGTCGTGTCTACGGAGTTCTTCGGCAGTGTTCACTCCGTTGCTTCTCCACCCTTGTATTAAGAAAGAACCTGCTGGATTGCTGCAAGCTGCTAGAACTTCCAGAACAGCTCAGCAGTAGCCCAGAGGAGGTGAAGGAGGCTTACCTGAGGCTGGCTAAGAAGTACCATCCAGACAGTGGCTCTGCCAGTTGTGACCCCATAAAATTTAACCAGATTGAAGAGGCCTACAGGACTGTGCTGTCCTACCTAGCGGAAAAGAAGAGGAAAGAGGCAAGTGCGAgtagaggagatgaagaggatgaagaggaAGAGAAACGTGAACGCCATTCCCCGCAGCACAGACAGTATTTAACCTTTGAAGGGGTGGGAATCGGGACCCCGAGCCAGAGAGAACGCCAGTATAGACAGTTTCAGGTTGACCGAGCGTCCGATCAAGTGTTAGAGTACAGGAAGCGAACCCTCGAGGCCCAGACTGCTGGGAACGAACTCATTGCCAGTGACTTGCGGAGAAGCAAGAAGATCAAGATCACTCAAGCCATTGAAAGGCTGGTGGAGGATCTGATCCAGGAGTCAATGGCCAAGGGGGACTTCAGCAACCTGAGTGGTAAAGGAAAGCCCCTGACCAAGTTTGGTAACAATCCTTATATCGACCCGATGACTCACAACCTCAATCGCATCCTCATCGACAATGGGTACCAACCGCAGTGGATCTTGGCACAGAAGGAGATCCGTGAGACCATTGGCAAACTAAGAGCAGAACTGCTGGCATCCAGGAGGAAGATCGGCGAGCCCCTGAACGCAAGCAGGCAACGGCAGTGGCAAGTGACGTGCGAGGAGTTTGCCAAAGATCTAGCAAGCCTTAACAAGAAAGTGAACGACTTCAACCTCGTTGTACCTTTGCTTAGCCGCCAGATGGTCCATTTTAATGTGGAGCGCGAGATGGGGAGGGTGTCATGTAGCTACGAGGAGTTAAGACGTATAGAGCAGCGTGAACGGCCCCCCGAGGACGAGAGCGAGGAGGATACAAATCAGAGGGGAGGCCTTTTGAAGTGGATGAGGGACCTTCTTAAGTAA